The Candidatus Deferrimicrobiaceae bacterium nucleotide sequence CTCCTCGATCCCCTTCCGGAGGATCTTCGGGTTGGTCACGAACACATCGTCGCCGACGATCTGGATCTTCTTCCCCATGGCCTGCGTGAACGACTTCCAGCCCCCCCAGTCGTCCTCGGCGAACCCGTCCTCGATGGAAAGGATGGGGTATTGCCGGCACAGCCCTTCGTAGAACTTCACCATTCCGTCGGCGGACCGCTTCGAGCGGTCCGATTTCCGGAAGACGTACGCCCCTTTTTCCCGGAACTCCGATGCCGCGGCGTCCAGCGCGATGCCGATGTCCTTTCCCGGCTTGTACCCCGCCTTCCCGATCGCCTCGAGGATCACCTCGATCGCCTCGGCGTTCGACCGGAGCCGCGGGGCGAACCCTCCCTCGTCGCCGACGTTGGTGTTCAGCCCTTTCCCTTTCAACACCTTTTTCAGGTGGTGGAACGTCTCGACCCCCATCCGGAGCGCCTCGGAGAACGACTTCGCACCGACGGGCATCACCATGAACTCCTGGATGTCCACGTTGTTGTCGGCATGGGAGCCGCCGTTCACGATGTTCATCATCGGCACGGGGAGGGTGCGTCCCCCCACGCCCCCCAGGTACTGGTAGAGGGGCAGCCCGCAACTCTCCGCCGCCGCCCGGGCAACGGCCAGGGAAACCCCGAGGATGGCGTTCGCGCCGAGCTTTTCCTTGTTCTCCGTCCCGTCCAGCTCGATCAGCATCCTGTCGACGAAGGCCTGCTCGGTGGCGTCGAAGCCGATCAGCTTGGGCCCGATCACCCGGTTCACGTTCCGGACGGCCTTCAGCACCCCCTTGCCCAGATACTTCTTCGGGTCGCCGTCCCGCAGCTCCACCGCCTCCCGGGTCCCGGTCGACGCCCCCGAGGGAACGATCGCGCGTCCTGCCGCGCCGGACTCGAGGTGCACCTCGACCTCCACGGTGGGGTTTCCCCGCGAGTCCAGAACCTGCCGCCCGTGGACATCCATGATCATGGTCATAGGAAAATCCCTCCCGATGAAAAAAGATCACGGCTGGACAAACTCCTTGCCGCTCTTCCGGACGGTGAGGACGGGGCACGGGGCCATGCGAACCACCTTTTCCGCCGTGCTGCCGAAGATCACGTGCTCCACCCCCGTCCGGCCGTGCGTTCCGATCACGATGAGATCCGCTGCGACTTCCCGAGCCTTTCCGATGATTTCCCTGTAGGGTATTCCCGTGGCGAGCAACGTGTCAAAGTTCTCGAAACCGGAGAAATGCCGCCCGAGAAACGCGTCCATGTTCTCCTGCGCGAACTGCTCCATCCGGCTCCGGAGCATTTCCAGCGGGATGTCCCCGCGGAACATCGGGTCGAGCGTCGCCGGCTCGTCGAGCACGTGAAGCAGCACGACCCGCGAGCCGAACCGCTCCGCCAGGGACCTCGCCACCCCGGCGGCCTCCCCGGAGCATTCGGAGAAATCCGTGGACAACAGGATCTTCGTGAACATATTCCCTCCGCCAAAAATAATCCCCGGCCGCGCATGGCCGGCCGGGGACCTTCGTGGACCGCGGAAAGGAATTCCCTATTTCTTCTTCCCCCCGACCGCTTCCTTGAGAGACTTGCCGGCCGTGAACTTGGGAACCTTCGTCGCCTTGATCTTGATCTGGGCGCCGGTCTGCGGGTTCCGACCCATCCTGGCCTTCCGGTTGCTGACGCTGAACGTCCCGAAACCCGTCAGGGCAAGCCTGCCTCCCCTCTTCAGGATCGACGTGACGGCCTCGGTGAACCCGTGGAGCGCCCCTTCGGCCTTGCCCTTCGTAAGGCCCGCCTTTTTTGCCATGAACGCAACCAGTTCTGCCTTCGTCATTGCATCTCCTCCTGTCGGTATGGGGTAGTGGACGGGATCCCCGGATGGAAGAAACCCGGCGGATCGACTATCGTCATGAAAATTGATTTCATTGAATGCCGAAGAGGGAGGGAGTGTCAAGCCCTTTCAGACGATGATGGGCCTGCGCGCGGAGCCGCGCGGCATGATCAGTTTCAGCAGAATCATGCCCGCGAGGAACCCTCCGATGTGGGCCCACCACGCCACGCCCCCCGTGAGGGCGGAGGTTTGGCCGATCGTCGCCGCCCCGCTCAGAAACTGGAGGAGAAACCAGATCCCCAGAAAGAAGAAGGCCGGGATCTCCACCACGGGGAAGAAGAAGAACAGCGGCACCAGCGTCAGAATCCGCGCCTTCGGGAAAAGGAGGAAGTACGCCCCGAGCACTCCCGCGATCGCCCCGGATGCCCCGATGTTGGGAACCATGGAATTCGACTGGAACGCGATCTGGGCGAGGAAGGAGAGGGCGCCGCACGCCAGGTAGAACAGGAGGTACCTGCCGCGGCCCAGCGTGCCTTCCACGTTGTCCCCGAAGATGTAGAGGTAGAGCATGTTGCCGAGCAGGTGCATCCATCCGCCGTGAAGGAACATGGCGGAAAGGGGCGTCAGCAGCTCCGCCGGGTGCCGGAGAAACATATGCACGAAGCGGAACGGGATGACCGCGTAGGTATCGACGAATCCCGTCAGCCGGTCACCCAGGCCCAGCTGGTAGAGGAACACGGCGCAGTTCAGGGCGATCAGCCCGTAATTCACATACGGCGTCCGGGGAGACGGGACCGTGTCCTTCAGAGGGATGATGGGAACGCTCCTCCGGGATGGGATTTCTTTTCATGGTAGCGGGAGCGCCACGAATTGAAAAGTGGGGACGATGGTCGGATATAATAGGATTTTATGCCGAACCGTCATTTGCTGAAAAACTGGATCGCCCTCTCCGTCCTGTTCCATCTGACGGGATTGGTGCTGGCGTCGATGATTCCCCTCGCCCCGCTTCGGCCCCCGGACGTGATGGTCGTGGACCTGGCCGACCTGCCGCGAACCATCGACTTCCCGCGGCCGCAGCCGGGAATCGTCGAGGGCGCCCCTCCGAAGCCTCCCGCTCCTGCTCCCCCGAGGCCGGTCCGGAGGGAGAAGCCGCCCCCTCCCCCGCCGAGGGAACTCGCGGGGCGCGTTCCCGATCTGCCGGTCAACCCCGAGCTTCCCCCCGAGAAGGAGTTTCCCGTCCCCCGGCCGAGGAAGGAGACCGCCCCGCCCGCCGGGAGCGAGCTGACCCAGGTCGCCCGTGCGGGGGACCTGTCGCGGGACACCGCCCCCCCTCCCCCGGCGCCTCCCGAGCCGCCTTCCTCCGCCGCGCCCAAGTCCCTCCGGGAGATCACTCCCTCCCTGGGAAAGATGGTCATGGCGAAAGCGGACCCCGGGGCGGGACGGGGCGAGGGGACGTCATCCGGAAACGCGGTGGGAACGGGGGGGAAAGCCGTCGAGAAAGGGCCGATCACCGAGGAGCAGGGGGGCGGGGCCCACCTCACCGCTCTGAACGCCCCGGAGATCCAGTACATCTCCTACTTCGCCGGCATCAAGCGGAAGATCGAGCTCGTCTGGCAGTATCCGCAGGAAGCCGCGGCCGCGGGGCTCCAGGGAGACCTGATCATCGATTTCGTCATCGGGCGGAGCGGGAAACTGGAGTCCGTGGAGCTTCTGCAGGGGTCCGGACACAAGGTCCTGGACGACGAGGCGCTCGGTTCCATCCGCAAGGCGTCGCCCTACAACCCGATTCCCGACGCGTACAAGATCCCCCACCTGAGGATCCGGGCCCACTTCATTTACGAGATGCACTCCCTCCGGATCCGGTAGGGGCCCCGGGCTACTCCTCCGACGGGAAGAGCCGGTCATACTCCTCCCCGCTCAGGAGGGAGCCCACCTCCGCGGGATCCGACGGACGGATGGCGAGCAGCCACCCTCCCTCGAACGGGTCGGCGGTGATCGTTTCGGGGGATCCTTCCACGACGGGGTTGACGTCCACGACTACCCCCGAGACCGGGGCCACGACCTCGCAGACCGCGACCGACGACTCCACCAGCCCGATCGGCTCGCCCGCCCGGACATCGGTTCCGGGCGCGGGAAGCTCGGCGTAGACGACATCCCCCAGCCAGGAACAGGGCACGCGGGTGAAGCCCACGCGGACGTCCCCGGTGTTCTCGGGTCGCGCCCACACATGGGTGCGCGCGTATCTGCGGTCGACGGGGGCGGGCAGAGCCTACACCGATGCGGTCATCCGGGTCGCCGCCTCCAGCGTGTTGTGAAGAAGCATGGCGATCGTCATCGGACCGACCCCGCCGGGCACCGGCGTGATCTTCCCGGCGACCTCTCTTGCCTCCTCGAACGCCACGTCCCCGACGAGTCTTCCGTCCGGCAGCCGGTTGATCCCGACGTCGATCACCACGGCCCCGGGTGCAATCCAGGCGCCCCGGATCATCTCCGCCTTCCCCACCGCCGCCACCACGACGTCCGCGGAGCGCACCACGGCGGGGAGGTCCTTCGTGCGGGAGTGGCAGATGGTCACCGTGGCGTGCTTCGCGAGCAGGAGCAGCGCGACGGGCTTTCCGACGATGTTGCTTCTCCCGACCACGACCGCGTGTTTCCCCTTGAGATCGACGGATTCGTGGTCGAGCATCTTCATGATCCCGAGGGGGGTGCACGGGACGAAACAGGTCCCTCCGCGGAGCAGCCGCCCGGCATTCACGGGATGGAACCCGTCCACGTCCTTGTCCGGCGAGATCGCCTCGATCACCCGGGATTCGTTGATATGGCCGGGGAGGGGAAGCTGGACGAGGATGCCGTGGACCGCGGGGTCCGCG carries:
- the eno gene encoding phosphopyruvate hydratase encodes the protein MTMIMDVHGRQVLDSRGNPTVEVEVHLESGAAGRAIVPSGASTGTREAVELRDGDPKKYLGKGVLKAVRNVNRVIGPKLIGFDATEQAFVDRMLIELDGTENKEKLGANAILGVSLAVARAAAESCGLPLYQYLGGVGGRTLPVPMMNIVNGGSHADNNVDIQEFMVMPVGAKSFSEALRMGVETFHHLKKVLKGKGLNTNVGDEGGFAPRLRSNAEAIEVILEAIGKAGYKPGKDIGIALDAAASEFREKGAYVFRKSDRSKRSADGMVKFYEGLCRQYPILSIEDGFAEDDWGGWKSFTQAMGKKIQIVGDDVFVTNPKILRKGIEEGIANSVLIKLNQIGTLSETIDAVEMAKRAGWTAVVSHRSGETEDSTIADFVVALNTGQIKTGSASRTDRLAKYNQLLRIEEELGQSGRFEGREVFYNIRL
- a CDS encoding universal stress protein; this encodes MFTKILLSTDFSECSGEAAGVARSLAERFGSRVVLLHVLDEPATLDPMFRGDIPLEMLRSRMEQFAQENMDAFLGRHFSGFENFDTLLATGIPYREIIGKAREVAADLIVIGTHGRTGVEHVIFGSTAEKVVRMAPCPVLTVRKSGKEFVQP
- a CDS encoding HU family DNA-binding protein is translated as MTLPPSSAFNEINFHDDSRSAGFLPSGDPVHYPIPTGGDAMTKAELVAFMAKKAGLTKGKAEGALHGFTEAVTSILKRGGRLALTGFGTFSVSNRKARMGRNPQTGAQIKIKATKVPKFTAGKSLKEAVGGKKK
- a CDS encoding rhomboid family intramembrane serine protease, which produces MNYGLIALNCAVFLYQLGLGDRLTGFVDTYAVIPFRFVHMFLRHPAELLTPLSAMFLHGGWMHLLGNMLYLYIFGDNVEGTLGRGRYLLFYLACGALSFLAQIAFQSNSMVPNIGASGAIAGVLGAYFLLFPKARILTLVPLFFFFPVVEIPAFFFLGIWFLLQFLSGAATIGQTSALTGGVAWWAHIGGFLAGMILLKLIMPRGSARRPIIV
- a CDS encoding energy transducer TonB; the protein is MPNRHLLKNWIALSVLFHLTGLVLASMIPLAPLRPPDVMVVDLADLPRTIDFPRPQPGIVEGAPPKPPAPAPPRPVRREKPPPPPPRELAGRVPDLPVNPELPPEKEFPVPRPRKETAPPAGSELTQVARAGDLSRDTAPPPPAPPEPPSSAAPKSLREITPSLGKMVMAKADPGAGRGEGTSSGNAVGTGGKAVEKGPITEEQGGGAHLTALNAPEIQYISYFAGIKRKIELVWQYPQEAAAAGLQGDLIIDFVIGRSGKLESVELLQGSGHKVLDDEALGSIRKASPYNPIPDAYKIPHLRIRAHFIYEMHSLRIR
- the gcvH gene encoding glycine cleavage system protein GcvH, yielding MPAPVDRRYARTHVWARPENTGDVRVGFTRVPCSWLGDVVYAELPAPGTDVRAGEPIGLVESSVAVCEVVAPVSGVVVDVNPVVEGSPETITADPFEGGWLLAIRPSDPAEVGSLLSGEEYDRLFPSEE
- the folD gene encoding bifunctional methylenetetrahydrofolate dehydrogenase/methenyltetrahydrofolate cyclohydrolase FolD, which translates into the protein MPAHLIDGKAIGAVVRAEIRDRVGEFSARTGIKPCLVTVLVGDDPASRVYVRNKGKACHEAGMLSRQIDLPATLPENDLLALVADLNADPAVHGILVQLPLPGHINESRVIEAISPDKDVDGFHPVNAGRLLRGGTCFVPCTPLGIMKMLDHESVDLKGKHAVVVGRSNIVGKPVALLLLAKHATVTICHSRTKDLPAVVRSADVVVAAVGKAEMIRGAWIAPGAVVIDVGINRLPDGRLVGDVAFEEAREVAGKITPVPGGVGPMTIAMLLHNTLEAATRMTASV